The following nucleotide sequence is from Zea mays cultivar B73 chromosome 1, Zm-B73-REFERENCE-NAM-5.0, whole genome shotgun sequence.
ATGGGTAAATTATGATCGTTGTGTTGTTAGGGGTCTACGTAATGAACAGAATTAGTGTTGGTTTGCTAAGGTCGATTGAAAATCTGGAATATTTATGTCTAGAGAGAACAAAAAAAAGGAGGTGAAGGGAGGCAACAGGAACAGATTTTATGAAAACACCTCTTACCATTGTTCCATAAATTTCGGTTGATTCTTGGATCAGGTAAGGGTCTTGGGGTCATTTATTGTCATGCTGGTTTCATCAAATTGCTTAGTGAATCTTAATTTCTTTATAAATATGAACCAGGAGAGAGTACACTTCTAATTTAAATAAACGTTAATGGTGCTTCATTCCTTTCAGAAACATCTCTTCTTTGTTTTCAAGACTACGGTAGTACATCCTTGTATAGCTTCTTCTTGCTTAGCAAGTAGCTAGAAGAAGTATGGAACACTGTGGTTATTAAAATATGATGTTCCATGAAACATTCAGAGTTTGAAAAAAAATATTGTGCTCAGTTCATTATTAGGTTTGTAGTATCGAACACGGTTTGTTAAGAAAAGAAACCATGATTAACATTTTTAAGGGATTGTTAGAATGTGTTGCTTTGGTTCATCTTTGGGACAATTTAACAAGTTTGTTTGGGTTCTTTATGTAGCTACTTCATTTTTTTTATACAGTCAAACAACTAACTGAGCAGTGGCCACGTACCAGTTCTTTATAAGTTAGGATTGAATAATAAAGTGTTGTTGGCTTGTTGATTTGTTTGACATGAGAAAAATGACTGATTTCAACTGCACATACAAACTGGTAGGAGAACTCAATGAATGGCAACATTTCTTCCTTGGTTGGGGCGTTCCTTTTTTCATACCCCACCTTGTCTGCTTACGCGATAATTTAATGTTGGACTTTTTGACCCCAGATTGATTTGATTCTGGCATTATTCTTCTGTTGAACCAtaatttggtctatgcaaataGCTAAAAGCACTTGGGTTGACCCCACCTTGTCTGCTTACACGATAATTTAATGTTGGACTTTTTGACCCCAGATTGATTTGATTCTGGCATTATTCTTCTGTTGAACCAtaatttggtctatgcaaataGCTAAAAGCACTTGGGTTGTAACATGTTTTTCGAAGGGCGACAAGATCATTGCCACATAATTTATTATAAAAAAAAATGGAACAACTGCACGGTTCCAAAATGGAAACCAGCCCAACCTGCACAATTCCTAGCAATTTAGAGTTAAAGAAAACAGTATCTAATGTAGTAGTAAAACGCTGGCATCATTTGTACTACTATCCTTTATTGAGAAGGTATGGAATTGTTTCTGCATTGCTTAATTGTTTCTTGGATGCTTTATCAGGTTTCCTCAATAAATAATTCAGCACCTCAGAGAACGCACTACAACCTAGCTGATTGTTTAGTGTCATCTTGTTGCTTAGTATGAGACAACTGTAAGGTCCCgtttgttttattttattttgaggaattggaatcttactaatggaatagacTATTTTTTTAGGACGTGACATTTCACCACTTtttaaagttatcatataagtctatctcaaatttcatggagtgagagatggaaattgattctatagatttgtatactatttttccgatgtacaacttatagcacacttttatacttgcttcgctataacataaatgtagtatataaatatctctctcatatgatttaggataatatacaaatatattacatatataaatatatgaacttaattagttttgtctaaattataattattaaaatggaattgaattccaactaaacaaacggggcctaacaGTTTTTATTGTATAAAAAGtagattcaaacttttctttagtTGATTGATTTCGGTATTGGCGTTCTCTGTGTTTTTTTTCTTTTGCTGTGTTGTTTAGGTTTTTATGTCTTCAAGCATGTAAATTATCTGTAAAGTTTAATCTGAAAAATAGGCATTCCATGTTTAAAATGCTTTATCTGTTACATATCAAATGCAGGATTTGTGCATACAGCATTCAATTTCTTCTACGAGGCAGGCATTGGAAAAGGCAACATACAGGAAATGCTCCCACAAGGTGCCTTGATCAGAATCATGCAGAAAGGTCTTGAGTACATTGAACTTGAAGCAAATGTAAGCTAATATATCTAGTCTGTTGATAATCACTGTGTTATCTGTTGGTAACTCCTAACATGTTTTCTATTATTTGTGTCTGTAGTCTGAGATTGGCAGCGATGAGGAGCACCACTTTTTTGAATCTCTGGACTTAATGACCAATGATTTAGATGATCTGACAAAGAAAATTACCAGCAGTGGGAAGCATAGTTCTGAGAAGAAAATCGATTTAGTTGAGACTGACAAAGCGCAGAATATTGGTTCTGCTGAGACTACCACAACTTATAAGGCTGCACAGAACAGCAAACCTGATGAGACAGCTACGATGGTCAGAACTCAGCCAGTGAAGCATACGAAGGCACAAAACATCAGTTCTGCTGAGACTATGCAAAAGACTGGTTCTGTTGAAACTACCACAGGACCGGGGTTGCCTGTTTCATGGATAGGGAAGAAATCTAGACCCAGAAGACGAAAGGATTGAAAGCTAGACAAGTGAAGGGATTGAAGTTAGACATTAAAATCCGTTGCTGATTCAGAGTGTGGAGATTTGATAAGGATGCTTAAAATACTAAATACATCAAATTTATGACAGATACCATTCAGTTTCTGATTTAGTAGGCAGTATATGGAAGTACATATGGTATGGCTGCATTTTCACACATGCTAACAAGCAGTTTTACAACTCGTATACCTGGGATGGATGAATTTGTGCTTGCCAATACGTTAGTAAGCATGTTAAAGGATAATTGACAATGTGCATAGCCTAAATGATTACTGGTGCATTTTTTGAAACTTGAAAGGATATTTCATTTGACAGCAGCATTGTATGGTAAGATTGTGTACTTGTGTAGTAGTGCACTGCTTTTGTAAATCGGATAGGTTCTCCTTCCCCCTCTTGTAGTATCCCCTCTTTTGGGGAGCACTGTCTTGTAATCAAACTTTCGTACCTTTTCATAACTTTTTTGAGAATTTTTCATAACTTTTGTTGTTTAATTGCACAACAGTTTTTGCTGTTACACGTATTCGGTAGCCTTTTGACAAATATTAGGATAATCAACTGTATTGATATTTGCAACACTATGTAACACTCAGCAAAAACACACAATCTGTTGCATATTATTTACTCGCTGGATGTGAGAAGTGGCAAacataaattatatccaagctatACATACGAATTTCAGCCAAAACAGCCCATGGTCACTCTAAAGAAGCTACAGCAGTTTTCGTCTCTTGTGATTAGTTCACACCTCTTAGGCGTAACTGTTCCCTGCTGAGACGCTTGAGTAGCTCTAGTTATTCTCTATTTTCCTAGGTGGACTCTAGCCGAAACATGACCCTGCAGAGCCAGTTAATTTGATGTGAATACGTTTGAGAGGTTGGTTTGAGTTGACCAGTTTTGTTCCATTTTGTCTGCATAACCTCCTGAAAATCATCCATGTGCACCTAAAAAAATTCAAAACAGAAAATAACCGATACACTAGTACTCATCTTTGTCATCTTCTTCTTTCTCGTCTAATTTTTAAGGCCAACTTGTGGTTCCTTTTGTGTCATCATCCCTCTCGGTGGTAGAGCG
It contains:
- the LOC100382641 gene encoding uncharacterized protein LOC100382641 — protein: MEKKGPQALTATELNAAVYRYLQESGFVHTAFNFFYEAGIGKGNIQEMLPQGALIRIMQKGLEYIELEANSEIGSDEEHHFFESLDLMTNDLDDLTKKITSSGKHSSEKKIDLVETDKAQNIGSAETTTTYKAAQNSKPDETATMVRTQPVKHTKAQNISSAETMQKTGSVETTTGPGLPVSWIGKKSRPRRRKD